The following are from one region of the Mycetohabitans rhizoxinica HKI 454 genome:
- the map gene encoding type I methionyl aminopeptidase gives MTVTIKTEHDIAKMRVACRLASEVLDYITPFIQPGITTGELDRLCHEYMLNEQHTVPAPLNYQPPGYPPYPKATCISVNDVICHGIPGDKSLKSGDTLNIDITVIKDGYFGDTSRMFIVGEGSILAKRLVQVTYECMWLGIEQVQPGAHLGDIGHAIQRHAEAHGYSVVREYCGHGIGTAFHEDPQILHYGRPGTGVQIQPGMIFTVEPMINAGRRDVRTMPDKWTVKTRDRSLSAQWEHTVLVTQTGYEVLTVSAGTPAKPTIAVTA, from the coding sequence ATGACCGTCACGATTAAAACCGAACACGACATCGCAAAGATGCGCGTCGCCTGCCGCCTTGCGAGTGAGGTACTTGATTACATCACGCCTTTCATCCAGCCCGGCATCACCACCGGCGAGCTCGACCGGCTCTGCCACGAGTACATGCTCAATGAGCAGCACACCGTGCCCGCGCCGCTGAACTACCAGCCGCCCGGCTATCCGCCGTATCCGAAAGCAACCTGCATCTCCGTGAACGATGTGATTTGCCACGGTATCCCCGGCGACAAGTCATTAAAGAGCGGCGACACGTTGAACATCGACATCACGGTGATCAAGGACGGTTACTTTGGTGACACGAGCCGTATGTTCATCGTCGGCGAAGGATCGATCTTGGCCAAGCGGCTTGTGCAGGTCACGTATGAATGCATGTGGCTCGGCATTGAACAGGTGCAGCCCGGCGCGCATCTGGGCGACATCGGGCACGCAATTCAGCGTCACGCCGAAGCGCATGGCTACAGCGTCGTGCGCGAATATTGCGGCCATGGCATCGGCACTGCGTTCCACGAGGATCCGCAGATCCTGCACTACGGTCGCCCCGGCACAGGCGTGCAAATCCAGCCGGGCATGATCTTTACGGTCGAGCCGATGATTAATGCGGGGCGCCGCGACGTCCGCACGATGCCGGACAAGTGGACCGTCAAGACGCGCGATCGCAGTTTGTCCGCTCAATGGGAGCACACGGTGCTGGTTACGCAAACCGGCTACGAAGTACTAACCGTATCGGCCGGCACGCCAGCCAAGCCGACGATTGCCGTCACCGCGTGA
- the pyrH gene encoding UMP kinase gives MSTVYKRLLLKLSGEALMGDDAFGINRMTIERIVADIVDVVNLGAQLAVVIGGGNIFRGVAGGAAGMDRATADYMGMLATMMNALALQDAMRHAGIEARVQSALRMDQVVEPYIRPRAIRQLEEGRVVIFAAGTGNPFFTTDTAAALRGAEIGAEVVLKATKVDGVYSADPKKDPTATRYAMISFDEAISRNLQVMDATAFALCRDQKLPIRVFSINKPGALKRIVQGDDEGTLVHV, from the coding sequence ATGTCAACTGTCTACAAACGCCTGCTGCTCAAACTCTCCGGCGAAGCCCTGATGGGCGATGATGCGTTTGGCATCAATCGCATGACGATCGAGCGAATCGTCGCGGATATCGTCGACGTGGTGAATCTGGGTGCCCAGCTCGCCGTCGTGATCGGCGGCGGCAATATCTTTCGGGGCGTAGCGGGTGGCGCGGCAGGCATGGACCGCGCGACGGCGGACTACATGGGGATGCTCGCGACGATGATGAATGCATTAGCGTTGCAGGATGCGATGCGCCATGCAGGCATCGAGGCGCGCGTGCAGTCCGCGTTGCGGATGGATCAAGTGGTCGAGCCCTATATTCGGCCGCGTGCGATTCGGCAGCTGGAGGAAGGACGCGTCGTCATTTTTGCGGCTGGCACTGGCAATCCATTTTTCACCACGGACACCGCCGCCGCGCTGCGCGGCGCGGAGATCGGCGCGGAAGTCGTGCTCAAGGCCACCAAGGTTGATGGCGTCTACTCCGCCGACCCGAAGAAGGACCCGACGGCCACGCGTTATGCGATGATCAGCTTCGATGAGGCGATCAGCCGCAATCTGCAGGTGATGGATGCGACGGCGTTCGCGCTGTGCCGCGACCAGAAGTTGCCGATCCGGGTGTTCTCGATCAATAAGCCCGGCGCCCTGAAGCGCATCGTGCAAGGCGATGACGAGGGCACGCTGGTGCACGTGTAA
- a CDS encoding 1-deoxy-D-xylulose-5-phosphate reductoisomerase: MTQHCVTLLGSTGSIGDSTLDVIARHPDRFSIHALTAHRNWEKLAEQCVRFAPHVAVVGDARTAMQLQARLREAGCATRVDYGRDALAAAASDAACNTVVAAIVGAAGLEPTLAAARAGKRILLANKEALVMSGALFMDAVYASGAALLPVDSEHNAIFQCFPREPGLRGAVTRIQLTASGGPFRLREPATLVDVTPEQACKHPNWVMGRKISVDSATMMNKGLEVIEARWLFDLRPEQIDVLIHPQSVIHSLVSYADGSTLAQLGHPDMRTPIAYALAFPTRIVSGVEPLDLAQVATLTFEPPDYERFPCLALALQALRDGGSASTVLNAANEVAVEAFLARHIGFTAIAAVVSDVLEQVQADIATTLDAVLDVDAQARRAAQEALARHRTRDRSSVRGGAAASQLG; the protein is encoded by the coding sequence ATGACGCAACATTGTGTGACCCTGCTGGGCTCGACGGGCTCGATCGGCGATAGCACGCTGGACGTGATCGCCCGGCATCCGGATCGATTCTCGATCCACGCGTTGACTGCGCACCGCAACTGGGAAAAACTCGCTGAGCAATGCGTGCGCTTCGCGCCACACGTCGCGGTGGTCGGCGATGCGCGAACGGCCATGCAGTTGCAGGCGCGGCTGCGCGAGGCGGGCTGTGCGACGCGCGTTGACTACGGCCGCGACGCACTGGCCGCCGCCGCGTCGGACGCCGCTTGCAATACGGTGGTCGCCGCTATTGTGGGTGCGGCCGGGCTGGAGCCGACGCTGGCAGCGGCGCGTGCCGGCAAGCGGATCTTGCTCGCGAACAAGGAGGCGCTGGTGATGTCCGGCGCATTGTTCATGGACGCAGTCTATGCCAGTGGCGCTGCGCTGCTACCCGTTGACAGTGAGCACAACGCCATTTTCCAGTGCTTTCCGCGCGAGCCTGGTTTGCGCGGCGCCGTGACCCGGATCCAGCTGACCGCGTCCGGCGGTCCATTCCGGCTGCGTGAACCGGCTACGCTGGTTGACGTGACGCCGGAGCAGGCGTGCAAGCATCCGAACTGGGTCATGGGGCGCAAGATCTCGGTCGATTCGGCCACGATGATGAACAAGGGCCTCGAGGTGATCGAGGCGCGCTGGCTGTTCGATCTGCGGCCCGAGCAGATCGATGTGTTGATCCATCCGCAAAGTGTGATCCATTCGCTGGTGTCGTATGCGGATGGCTCGACACTCGCGCAACTGGGCCATCCCGATATGCGCACGCCGATCGCTTATGCACTGGCGTTTCCGACGCGGATCGTGTCGGGCGTCGAGCCGCTGGATCTGGCGCAGGTGGCGACGTTGACCTTTGAGCCGCCCGACTACGAGCGCTTTCCGTGTCTGGCGCTCGCGCTGCAGGCATTGCGCGACGGCGGCTCGGCGAGCACGGTATTGAACGCGGCGAACGAAGTCGCGGTCGAAGCGTTTCTTGCGCGACACATCGGATTTACCGCGATCGCGGCAGTCGTCAGTGACGTGCTCGAGCAAGTCCAGGCTGATATTGCCACGACGCTGGATGCGGTGCTCGACGTCGATGCGCAGGCGCGCCGTGCGGCACAAGAGGCGCTGGCCCGTCACCGTACGCGTGACCGGTCTAGCGTGCGTGGCGGGGCGGCGGCTAGCCAGCTGGGCTGA
- a CDS encoding isoprenyl transferase produces MTYTSSTVCTPSVTDVPRHIAIIMDGNGRWAQRRRLPRVAGHTKGLDAVRTIVEACAARGVEFLTLFAFSSENWRRPVDEVSFLMRLFISALEREIARLHTNGIRLHVVGDLSMFEPRIQELVRRAQAKTAANTGLTLTIAANYGGRWDILQATRKIAQQCVDAGAMQNVDEASFTQHLAMAYAPEPDLFIRTGGEQRVSNFLLWQLAYTELYFTDVFWPDFNDAELSKAIASYRERERRFGRTSAQLSRQSQNVDSLSC; encoded by the coding sequence ATGACCTATACCAGTTCCACTGTGTGCACCCCGAGCGTCACGGACGTGCCGCGGCATATCGCGATCATCATGGATGGCAATGGCCGCTGGGCGCAGCGCAGGCGGCTGCCGCGCGTTGCGGGTCATACGAAGGGGCTCGATGCGGTGCGCACGATCGTCGAGGCGTGCGCGGCGCGTGGCGTCGAGTTCCTGACGCTGTTTGCGTTCAGTTCCGAGAACTGGCGGCGGCCGGTCGACGAGGTATCGTTTCTGATGCGTCTGTTCATCAGCGCGCTCGAGCGTGAAATTGCGCGCTTGCATACGAATGGCATCCGGCTGCATGTGGTTGGCGACTTGTCGATGTTCGAGCCCCGGATTCAGGAACTCGTGCGTCGCGCGCAAGCCAAGACGGCAGCCAATACCGGTTTGACGCTGACCATCGCCGCCAATTATGGCGGCCGGTGGGACATCTTACAGGCCACGCGCAAGATTGCGCAGCAATGCGTGGATGCAGGTGCGATGCAGAATGTGGACGAGGCGAGCTTCACGCAACACTTGGCGATGGCGTATGCGCCGGAGCCGGACTTGTTCATTCGCACCGGCGGGGAGCAGCGCGTCAGCAATTTTCTACTGTGGCAACTAGCTTATACCGAATTGTATTTCACTGACGTGTTCTGGCCGGACTTTAATGACGCGGAATTGAGTAAGGCGATCGCTTCGTACCGCGAGCGCGAACGGCGCTTCGGGCGCACCAGCGCGCAACTCAGCCGGCAGTCGCAAAACGTCGATTCGCTTTCATGCTAA
- a CDS encoding F-box domain-containing protein has product MHWATNRTSRPTTYHDLPPEIIQQLAAHLPFNDIGNLATVDRRTYRGLQERRLSWLCCRRAHYAREMDLASMQQLLAEIERIHAEPMLRAEPLDALWPRLSDLPEEQQLGAFQRFFEAAGRVPRQGLPIQKDMIRSILNFSDRLQRPLYEFAYADAERRSREQGSTWAAVASLLRCGSIGGARYENEYQAFLGRLPALDAAGQADLLVELTKLLPGLRRDAHAQTKTIEYYRILQQWVQRLPASHRGAVIGMLANMIWALPAEHRAVHYADLRHLTLSLPDHQLGEALHYLPSALAVLPTEQQAHELSLLEPAIQRALPEHRIWVALGLLESTTKLNEALSSQLWQRGLRLLDGGDETDVLLVLEEMDDRFIPFLPAQQWENAKNEILAFVERNPLSEDARAELLEYLEE; this is encoded by the coding sequence ATGCATTGGGCGACGAATCGGACAAGCCGTCCGACGACGTACCACGACCTGCCGCCCGAGATCATTCAGCAGTTGGCCGCCCACCTGCCTTTCAACGATATTGGCAACTTGGCGACGGTGGACAGGCGGACATACCGCGGATTGCAAGAAAGGCGGCTGAGTTGGCTTTGCTGTCGGCGGGCACACTATGCCCGTGAAATGGATCTGGCGTCGATGCAACAACTGCTCGCTGAAATCGAGCGTATTCACGCCGAGCCGATGTTGCGCGCCGAGCCGCTTGACGCATTGTGGCCGCGGTTATCGGATCTGCCGGAAGAGCAGCAGCTAGGCGCGTTTCAACGATTTTTCGAGGCCGCAGGCCGTGTGCCGCGGCAAGGCTTACCAATACAAAAAGACATGATCCGGTCCATACTCAATTTTTCCGACCGGCTGCAGCGTCCTTTATATGAATTTGCGTATGCAGACGCCGAACGACGCAGCCGTGAACAAGGAAGCACTTGGGCCGCTGTGGCATCGTTGCTTAGATGCGGGTCAATTGGTGGGGCGCGGTACGAAAACGAATATCAAGCTTTTCTGGGCCGGCTTCCCGCGTTGGACGCAGCTGGCCAGGCCGATCTGCTCGTGGAATTGACGAAACTACTGCCTGGCCTCCGCCGCGATGCGCATGCGCAGACGAAAACCATCGAGTATTACCGAATATTGCAGCAATGGGTGCAACGCCTACCCGCGTCACACCGAGGTGCAGTGATCGGCATGCTAGCTAACATGATATGGGCGTTGCCCGCCGAGCACAGAGCCGTGCACTATGCCGATCTGCGGCACTTGACGCTATCGCTGCCCGATCACCAATTGGGCGAGGCACTACACTACCTGCCGTCCGCGCTCGCGGTATTGCCGACAGAACAACAAGCGCATGAGTTATCGCTACTCGAGCCGGCCATTCAACGCGCGTTACCCGAGCATCGCATATGGGTGGCACTCGGGCTGCTCGAGAGCACGACGAAGTTGAATGAAGCGCTGTCAAGCCAGTTATGGCAGCGGGGACTGCGTCTGCTTGACGGCGGTGATGAAACGGATGTGCTGCTTGTACTCGAGGAAATGGACGACCGGTTTATCCCGTTCTTGCCTGCGCAGCAATGGGAAAACGCAAAAAACGAGATCCTGGCATTCGTTGAACGCAATCCGCTCAGCGAGGACGCTCGCGCCGAATTGCTGGAATACCTGGAGGAATAA
- the rpsB gene encoding 30S ribosomal protein S2, which yields MAVTMRQMLEAGVHFGHQTRFWNPKMAPFIFGHRNKIHIINLEKTLPMYNDALKYVRQLAANRGTILFVGTKRQSRDTIAEEAARAGMPYVNNRWLGGMLTNFKTLKTSIKKLKDMEAAIESGEVEKMSKKEALMFEREMAKLQKSIGGVKDMGGIPDAIFVIDVGYHKIAVTEAKKLGVPVIAVVDTNHSPDGVDYVIPGNDDASKAVVLYAQGVADAILEGRANALNDVVQSTRGDDEFVEVNEQA from the coding sequence ATGGCAGTTACGATGCGTCAGATGTTGGAAGCGGGTGTGCACTTCGGTCACCAGACCCGCTTCTGGAACCCGAAGATGGCACCGTTCATCTTCGGTCACCGCAACAAGATCCACATCATCAACCTCGAAAAGACGTTGCCGATGTACAACGACGCGCTGAAGTACGTGCGTCAGTTGGCGGCGAATCGGGGCACGATCCTGTTCGTTGGCACGAAGCGTCAGTCGCGTGACACGATCGCAGAGGAAGCGGCACGCGCTGGCATGCCGTACGTGAACAACCGCTGGCTCGGCGGGATGTTGACGAACTTCAAGACGCTGAAGACGTCGATCAAGAAGCTCAAGGACATGGAAGCGGCGATCGAGTCCGGCGAAGTCGAGAAGATGAGCAAGAAGGAAGCGCTGATGTTTGAGCGCGAAATGGCAAAGCTGCAAAAGTCGATTGGTGGCGTGAAGGACATGGGCGGCATTCCGGACGCGATCTTCGTGATCGACGTCGGCTACCATAAGATCGCCGTCACTGAGGCGAAAAAGCTCGGCGTGCCGGTTATTGCGGTCGTCGACACGAACCACTCGCCAGATGGCGTTGACTATGTGATTCCGGGTAACGACGACGCGAGCAAAGCGGTCGTGTTGTACGCGCAGGGGGTCGCCGATGCGATTCTCGAAGGTCGCGCGAATGCGTTGAACGATGTTGTGCAGTCGACCCGTGGCGACGACGAGTTCGTCGAGGTCAACGAGCAGGCCTAA
- the frr gene encoding ribosome recycling factor, translating into MTVADIKKGAEQKMQRSLEAFKSDLAKIRTGRAHTGLLDHIQVDYYGSNVPISQVANLTLVDARTIGVQPWEKKMVAVVEKAIRESDLGLNPATQGDLIRVPMPALTEERRRELTKVVKSEGESAKVAVRNLRRDANDQLKKLLKDKDISEDDERRAQDEVQKLTDKFVAEIEKLVQTKETEIMTV; encoded by the coding sequence ATGACTGTCGCAGACATCAAGAAGGGCGCGGAGCAGAAGATGCAGCGCTCGTTAGAGGCGTTTAAGAGCGATCTGGCGAAGATCCGCACGGGGCGCGCCCATACCGGCTTGCTTGACCATATCCAGGTCGACTACTACGGCTCGAATGTACCGATCTCGCAGGTCGCAAACCTGACACTGGTCGATGCCCGTACGATTGGCGTGCAGCCGTGGGAGAAGAAGATGGTCGCGGTCGTCGAGAAGGCGATTCGCGAGTCGGATCTTGGTCTGAACCCGGCGACGCAAGGCGACTTGATCCGTGTGCCGATGCCGGCGCTGACCGAAGAGCGTCGCCGCGAGCTGACCAAGGTCGTGAAGTCGGAAGGCGAAAGCGCGAAGGTGGCAGTGCGTAACCTGCGCCGCGACGCGAACGATCAGTTGAAAAAGCTGCTGAAGGACAAGGACATCTCCGAGGATGATGAACGTCGGGCGCAAGACGAAGTTCAGAAGCTGACCGACAAGTTCGTCGCTGAGATCGAGAAGTTGGTTCAGACCAAAGAAACGGAAATCATGACGGTGTGA
- the rseP gene encoding RIP metalloprotease RseP, protein MSLLIQLVSFIVAIGILVVVHEFGHYLIARAAGVKVLRFSVGFGRPLLRRTSPITGTEWTLCALPLGGYVKMLDERDTDTRIAAQDLPHAFNRKPVGWRFAIVAGGPLANFLLAIMLLAGVYAGGVEEPVATLAAPAVDSVAQRAGFVGGETVVAVRAPDGTTESVRSWSDLRWKLLDAQFDQRNIVLLAKMGNDTLDYPVDLSRATRAEQDEDVIERLGFEPGGKLRVASVEPDSAAQRAGLAAGDVVVALDGKAVQGAQAFIATIQAHALKHLTITVERDGARRNIEVVPDERLDVAGGQAVGRIGAAMATQVQTVDVKYGLTESLQLGARRTWDISTYSVRMFWRMLSGQASLKNLSGPVTIADYAGKSAQLGVASFASFLALVSISLGVLNLLPIPVLDGGHLLYYLVEAATGKAVSERWQLILQRAGLVCIVALSAIALFNDLSRLIHF, encoded by the coding sequence ATGAGTTTGTTGATTCAACTGGTTTCGTTCATTGTCGCGATCGGCATCTTGGTCGTCGTGCATGAATTCGGCCATTATCTGATCGCACGCGCCGCTGGCGTCAAGGTGTTGCGCTTTTCCGTCGGCTTTGGCCGGCCGCTGCTGCGCCGGACCAGCCCGATCACCGGCACCGAGTGGACACTCTGCGCGCTGCCACTGGGCGGCTACGTGAAGATGCTCGACGAGCGCGATACCGATACGCGCATCGCTGCGCAGGATCTACCGCACGCATTCAACCGCAAGCCCGTCGGCTGGCGCTTTGCCATCGTCGCCGGCGGACCGCTCGCCAATTTTCTGCTGGCGATCATGCTGCTGGCGGGTGTCTACGCGGGCGGTGTCGAGGAGCCGGTGGCCACGCTGGCGGCTCCTGCCGTCGATTCGGTCGCGCAGCGCGCCGGCTTCGTCGGCGGCGAGACCGTGGTGGCAGTGCGGGCGCCGGATGGGACCACCGAGTCGGTGCGCTCCTGGAGCGATTTGCGCTGGAAGCTGCTCGATGCGCAGTTCGACCAGCGCAACATCGTGCTGCTGGCCAAGATGGGTAACGATACGCTCGATTACCCAGTCGATTTGTCGCGGGCAACGCGCGCGGAACAGGACGAGGATGTCATCGAGCGCCTGGGTTTCGAGCCGGGCGGCAAGTTGCGGGTGGCCAGTGTGGAGCCGGACAGCGCGGCGCAGCGCGCGGGGCTGGCTGCGGGCGATGTGGTCGTCGCGCTCGACGGCAAGGCAGTGCAGGGCGCACAGGCGTTCATTGCGACGATCCAGGCGCATGCGCTCAAGCATTTAACGATCACGGTCGAGCGCGACGGCGCGCGTCGCAACATCGAGGTAGTGCCCGACGAACGGCTTGATGTGGCCGGCGGCCAGGCGGTCGGCCGCATCGGTGCGGCGATGGCCACGCAGGTGCAGACTGTGGACGTGAAATACGGTTTAACGGAAAGCCTGCAGCTAGGGGCGCGGCGCACGTGGGATATTTCGACCTATTCAGTGCGCATGTTCTGGCGGATGCTCAGCGGCCAGGCTTCGCTGAAGAACCTGTCCGGGCCGGTCACGATCGCCGACTACGCGGGCAAGAGCGCGCAACTGGGCGTTGCGTCGTTTGCGTCGTTTCTGGCGCTGGTGAGTATCAGTCTCGGCGTGCTGAATCTGTTGCCGATTCCGGTATTGGATGGGGGGCATCTGTTATATTATCTGGTTGAAGCCGCGACGGGCAAGGCTGTTTCGGAACGCTGGCAACTGATTTTACAAAGGGCAGGTCTCGTGTGCATCGTTGCATTGTCCGCGATCGCGCTGTTCAACGACTTGTCACGTCTGATTCATTTCTAA
- a CDS encoding phosphatidate cytidylyltransferase, which produces MLRTRVVTAIVLLAVLLPITLFAPLGVFGALIGFVLVFAAWEWARLLKLPGVWPFAYAALAGVVLLAYVFAGAPRGDAVSRAAAVFWVAAAPFALLRKPALASGAWRGFLLAAGLVLFVACWHALVVARATGVVFVLSLLLIVWLADIGAYFVGRRFGRHKLAPAISPGKTWEGAIGGWLSVIVVAAFALAAHLGEPTVAGVLVGRLGVVGAALALSMLVACSVVGDLFESLLKRQAGVKDSSQLLPGHGGVLDRIDALLPVLPLAMLLLS; this is translated from the coding sequence ATGCTAAGAACCCGTGTCGTTACGGCGATCGTCCTGCTGGCCGTTTTACTGCCCATTACGCTGTTTGCGCCGTTGGGCGTTTTCGGCGCACTGATCGGCTTTGTGCTGGTGTTTGCCGCATGGGAATGGGCCAGGCTATTGAAGCTGCCGGGCGTCTGGCCGTTCGCCTATGCGGCGCTGGCCGGCGTGGTGCTGCTCGCCTATGTGTTCGCGGGTGCGCCGCGCGGTGACGCGGTATCGCGGGCGGCCGCGGTGTTCTGGGTTGCCGCTGCGCCGTTCGCGCTGCTGCGCAAACCAGCGCTGGCCAGTGGCGCGTGGCGCGGTTTCCTGCTGGCGGCCGGCCTAGTGCTGTTCGTCGCGTGCTGGCATGCGTTGGTAGTCGCGCGCGCGACCGGCGTCGTATTCGTACTGTCGCTGCTGCTGATCGTCTGGCTTGCCGATATCGGCGCATATTTCGTGGGCAGGCGCTTTGGCCGGCACAAGCTGGCGCCGGCGATCAGTCCGGGTAAGACATGGGAAGGAGCGATCGGCGGATGGCTATCGGTCATCGTGGTCGCGGCGTTTGCGCTTGCCGCGCATCTAGGCGAGCCAACCGTGGCTGGCGTGCTGGTTGGGCGCCTCGGCGTGGTGGGCGCGGCGCTCGCGCTGAGCATGCTGGTCGCCTGCAGCGTTGTCGGCGACCTGTTCGAGTCGCTGTTGAAGCGCCAGGCCGGCGTGAAGGATTCGAGCCAGTTGCTGCCCGGCCATGGCGGCGTGCTGGACCGGATCGACGCGCTGCTGCCCGTGCTGCCGCTGGCAATGCTGCTTTTGAGCTGA
- the tsf gene encoding translation elongation factor Ts, translating into MAAITASMVAELRAKTDAPMMECKKALTEADGDMARAEELLRVKLGNKASKAAARVTAEGVIVSFIGNGAGALVELNCETDFVAKNEDFIAFSKKVAELVATQNPADVTALSALSLDGSTVDAVRTALVGKIGENMTIRRFSRFETARKLASYLHGTRIGVLVEYDGADEQVGKDVAMHIAAMKPVSLSSADVPAELIAKERSIAEQKAAESGKPAEIVAKMVEGSVQKYLKEVSLLNQPFVKNDKQTVEQMLKAANTTVQRFALFVVGEGIEKRQDDFAAEVAAQVAAAQKQ; encoded by the coding sequence ATGGCGGCAATTACCGCAAGTATGGTTGCAGAACTGCGCGCGAAGACCGATGCGCCGATGATGGAATGCAAGAAGGCGTTGACCGAGGCCGACGGCGACATGGCCCGCGCCGAGGAGTTGCTGCGTGTAAAGCTCGGCAATAAGGCGAGCAAGGCGGCGGCGCGCGTGACCGCGGAAGGCGTGATCGTGTCGTTCATTGGCAATGGCGCCGGCGCGTTGGTCGAGTTGAACTGCGAAACGGACTTCGTCGCAAAGAACGAAGATTTTATCGCTTTCTCAAAAAAGGTCGCGGAACTGGTTGCCACGCAGAATCCGGCCGACGTCACTGCGCTGTCCGCGCTGTCGCTGGACGGCTCGACGGTGGATGCGGTGCGGACTGCACTGGTCGGCAAAATCGGCGAAAACATGACGATCCGCCGCTTTTCGCGCTTTGAGACCGCGCGTAAACTGGCGTCGTACCTACACGGCACGCGCATCGGTGTGCTGGTCGAATACGACGGCGCCGACGAGCAGGTCGGCAAGGACGTTGCGATGCACATCGCCGCGATGAAGCCGGTGTCGCTGTCGTCGGCCGACGTGCCAGCCGAGCTGATCGCGAAAGAGCGCAGCATCGCTGAACAGAAGGCGGCCGAGTCGGGCAAGCCGGCCGAGATCGTCGCGAAGATGGTCGAAGGCAGCGTGCAAAAGTACCTGAAGGAGGTGTCGCTGTTGAACCAGCCGTTTGTGAAGAACGATAAGCAGACCGTCGAGCAGATGCTCAAGGCCGCGAATACGACGGTGCAGCGCTTTGCGCTGTTCGTCGTCGGCGAAGGCATCGAAAAGCGCCAGGATGACTTCGCGGCCGAAGTGGCCGCGCAGGTCGCCGCCGCGCAGAAGCAGTAA